The following are encoded in a window of Castanea sativa cultivar Marrone di Chiusa Pesio chromosome 9, ASM4071231v1 genomic DNA:
- the LOC142610195 gene encoding uncharacterized protein LOC142610195 produces the protein MADLFIKQAEQYAEGRPSYPPELFEFIASKTPSHDLAWDVGAGSGQAARSLSGIYKNVIATDTSPKQLEFAPRLPNIRYQLTPPTMSIAELESSIAPQSSIDVVTIAQAIHWFDLPNFYQQAKWVLKKPHGVIAAWCYTVPEVNESVDAVFQPYYNITVEPYWDRARKLVDNKYETIDFPFEPVDGADHTGPFPFVTERLMDLDSYFTYLRSWSAYQTAKEKGVELLSNDVIEEFKRAWTEDGQHKKVVKHPIYLRIGRVGNE, from the exons atggcAGACTTGTTCATTAAGCAGGCAGAGCAGTACGCAGAGGGTAGGCCTAGTTATCCTCCAGAATTGTTTGAATTCATCGCTTCCAAGACACCCTCTCACGACCTTGCATGGGATGTTGGCGCTGGAAGCGGCCAAGCTGCTCGATCT CTATCTGGGATCTACAAGAATGTCATAGCCACAGACACAAGTCCAAAACAGCTTGAATTCGCTCCTAGGCTTCCCAATATTAGATACCAACTGACACCTCCCACCATGTCTATTGCTGAGCTTGAATCCAGTATTGCACCTCAATCAAGCATTGATGTTGTGACCATTGCTCAGGCCATCCATTGGTTTGATCTCCCTAATTTCTACCAACAAGCGAAGTGGGTACTCAAAAAACCTCATGGTGTCATAGCTGCCTGGTGCTACACCGTGCCAGAAGTTAACGAATCAGTCGATGCAGTCTTCCAACCCTATTATAACATTACTGTGGAGCCATATTGGGATCGGGCACGTAAATTGGTGGACAACAAGTATGAGACCATCGATTTTCCATTTGAGCCTGTGGATGGAGCTGATCATACTGGACCGTTTCCATTTGTAACGGAAAGATTAATGGATTTAGATAGTTATTTTACATACTTAAGATCATGGTCAGCATATCAAACGGCTAAGGAGAAGGGTGTGGAGCTTTTGAGCAATGATGTGATTGAGGAATTCAAGCGTGCTTGGACTGAAGATGGACAGCACAAGAAGGTTGTAAAGCATCCAATTTATCTGAGGATTGGAAGAGTGGGGAATGAGTAA